CCAAGCCATGAAAGTTGTCCTGGTCCATGACTGGCTGATTCACATGCGGGGAGGGGAAAGGGTGCTGGAAAGCCTTGCGGAGCTTTATCCGGACGCGCCGATTTACACGTTGTTCCACGACCGGGCGAAGCTCAGCCCCTCGCTCCGGGACCGGGTCATCCATTCGTCTTTCCTTCACCATCTTCCCGGCATCAAGCGCTACTACCGCTGGCTGCTGCCGTTTCTGCCCCAGATCATCAAGACCCTTGGCGCCAAAGAAGCGGATCTGGTCCTGTCGACTTCCCATTGCGTGGCCAAAGGCGTGCCCGTGCCCCAAGGCGCTCTCCATGTTTGCTACTGTCATACGCCCATGCGCTACCTCTGGGGCTTTGGCGAGGATTATTTCGGGAACATGCCGTTTTTCCTGAAGCCGGTCATTTCCTGGATCCTGTCCTGCCTGCGGGGCTGGGACGTGAACGTCAACAAAGGCGTGGATTATTTCATCAGCAACTCGCACAACGTGGCCGAACGCATCCGCCGTTACTACGGACGCGAATCCGAAGTCATTCATCCGCCCGTCGACACCCGTTTTTTTCATCCGGTAGCTTCCGGCGAAGATTTTTATCTCGTGGTCTCGGCTTTCGTCCCTTATAAAAAAGTCGATGTCGTGATCCAGGCT
Above is a genomic segment from Verrucomicrobiia bacterium containing:
- a CDS encoding glycosyltransferase — protein: MKVVLVHDWLIHMRGGERVLESLAELYPDAPIYTLFHDRAKLSPSLRDRVIHSSFLHHLPGIKRYYRWLLPFLPQIIKTLGAKEADLVLSTSHCVAKGVPVPQGALHVCYCHTPMRYLWGFGEDYFGNMPFFLKPVISWILSCLRGWDVNVNKGVDYFISNSHNVAERIRRYYGRESEVIHPPVDTRFFHPVASGEDFYLVVSAFVPYKKVDVVIQAFNELDRPLKIVGAGPLEQAYKSLASAPQIEFLGSVSDEKLRELHSRARALIFPTEEDFGIVPLEAQACGTPVIALKKGGALESVKTGLFFEEQTAECLREAVRRFE